The nucleotide window TTCGTCCCGGTAAGGGAATTGTTTCGCTGAAGAGTATTCTTGAAAAAAGAAGCGGTATGAAATTTCCGCGTACGATGAATCTCATGGCCGAGTTAAGAGATGCATCCGGGAAAATTGTTGCAAGCCGGGAGTTGATTCCCTCTGTATTAAAATCAAAAGCGGATACTACAAGTTATGCAGCCTCAATCAGTATCGATAGTCCGAAACTATGGACTGCTGAAACACCCTATTTATACACGCTTACTTTGTGTCTTAACGACGGTAAAACGCTTTTGCAGCAACACACAGAAACTATTGGAATTCGAGAAATAAGCTGGTCGGATGCGGTGCTGAAACTTAACGGTACGCCCATAAAATTACGTGGAGTGGATCATCACGACCTTTCGCCCATCAACGGGCGGGCAATGACAGAAGCCGAGCTGCGCGAAGATTTAATGCTCATTCGTCATGCCAATATCAACTTCATTCGCACCTCGCATTACCCGCCTCAACCGCGGTTGCTGGAGTTGTGCGATTCGATGGGATTTTATGTAATGGACGAAGTACCTTTCGGTTTTGGCGACGAGCATCTCAACGACACTTCGTATCTGCCCATCCTGAAAAACAGAGCCAAAGCTACCGTTTGGCGCGACAAAAATCATCCCTGCGTAATTGTATGGAGCGTGGGCAACGAGAACCCGTTGACAAAAATGTGTCAACAAGTGGGGCAATATGTGAAATCGCTCGACCCAACCCGTCCGGATTGTTTCCCGCAGGTGGGTTCGTATTTCAATAAAATTGCCGATACTTTTCCCGATTCCATTGATATCCTGGCACCCCATTATCCTGTTACGTCTACTCTGAAAGGATATGCCACCCGTTTTAATCGTCCGATGATAGTTACCGAATATGCTCATTCGCTCGGACTCGATTTCGACCGGCTGGAATCTCTATGGGAAGTAATGTACGCCAATCCTAAGCTGGCCGGTGGTGCCGTGTGGGATTTTGCCGATCAGGGCATTTTGCGTAAAATGCCTGCGAAAGTCAATAAAAATGCCTTTACTACTTCTGTTTGGCTCGATTCGGTAACTGTGTATGACAACCATGGCAACGAAGGCGCCGACGGTATAGTGTATGCCAATCGTGTTCCGCAGGTCGACTATTGGCAGGTGCGTAAAGTATATTCACCCGTCAAAGCGCTCGATGATACTCTGAAATGTGTTGTCGGTCAGCAAGCTGTCACTATCAGGCTGATAAATCGCTACGATTTTACCAACCTCAATCAAGTGAGATGTAAGTGGGAATTGATGGGAGACAGATCCGTCTTGGATTCGGGCAATATTGGATTAAACGCATTACCACACGACACGCTGCAAATCTGTATTCCTTTGCAGATTCCGGCCAAAGAGGACGCATTGTTTTATTCTCTTCGGTTGTCTTTTTCCGATAGTCAGGCTTATCAGTTTTACGAAAAAACATATCCGATTGTTCTCAATAACAGCAAGCCAGACCTTCTGAAATCGTTGGCAATAAAAGGAACAAAACCAGCGCTCAAAAACAACGTTGTCACTTCCGATGAGTATGCATTTTTCTTCAATAAGACAGATGGAAGTATAAACCTTACCAATAAAAACAACGTAAAGGTCATTGCTGGCGGTCCGCAGTTGCGGGTAGGGCGCAAAACTACTATGTCTGAACAGGCCAACAGCGAAAAATCCACACCCGAAAACAATCCGCTGTGGATACCTTATCAAATATCGCCATCTAACGTGCAGGTAATTGCATTTAACGCCCAAAATCTGACTGCCGGTTATCGTTACTCACGTATACAATCGGGCGACCAATCTATCTCGGGTAAGATAGAATACAATTTTACCGACAGCAATTATATACGTGTAAAATACAGCCTGAAAACCGACAGCGCCAAAGGGAAAGCAATGGAAGCCGGAATTTCATTCCTTGTGCCGCCAGCATATAACCAGTTCCGCTGGATTGGTAAAGGTCCTTATCCGGCTTATCCGGGCAAAGATCGTCTGGATGAATTTGGATTTTACCAGCTCCATAGTCAGGATCTCAATTTTCAGGGAAACCGTGAAGATGTTGTATGCGCAGTCTTTTCGGACGAGAAAGGCAATGGCTTTGCCTTGATTGCCGATGATGCCAATATTGCCGTCGAACGTTCGCCGGAAGGCATTGTGGTTAGTCACAACGCCTTTGTTTCGGGTCGCTTCAATAAGTTCTCCTGGCCCGAGGTGCAATATTCATTTGATAAAATGGAAAAAATTGCCGGTTCGTTCGTGATTATACCACTTACCGAAACGTGGCCCGCCATTCTGCAAAGGCTCTTCGAACCAGCCAGCCATGTAGTGAAACCATTTTCGCCATTCTATCACAGTTACGATCAATAATCAGCCAACAACTTTTTTCAACTAATTTATTTTGTATGAATCAAAAGCACATATCAATTATATTACTGATGTTTACTTTGTCAGTAAACATGTTCTCTCAACCGAAAAATTCTTCGACACTTTGGTATACAAATCCGGCAAAGATATGGGATGAGGCTTTGCCCATAGGGAACGGACGACTGGGAGCAATGGTTTTCGGACGTGCAGCTGAAGAAACCATACAATTAAATGAACAAACTTTATGGACAGGCGGTCCCGTCGATTTGAATGCAAAAACAGAAGCTCCGGCTTATTTGCCTAAAGTAAGAGAAGCGCTTTTTGCCGGCAATTTTGACGAAGCGGTTAAGACCATGCGTAAAATGCAGGGAAGCAACTGCCAGATGTATCAGCCTCTCGGAGATTTAGTAATCCGGCAGAAGTTTGATGGCGAACCTCTCAATCTGTATCGTGATCTCGATTTGACCCGAGCAGTGGCGACTACCCGCTTTACGGCAAACGGAACCACTTTTACTCGTGAAATATTCTCGTCAGCACCAGATCAGGTAATTGTTTTGCACCTTACAGCCGATAAATCCGGCATGTTGAATGTGAGTCTGAATGTACGCCACGAGTTGAAATATCAGAAGGAGTTTCCATCACGGAATGAAATGGTACTGAAGGGGAAAGCCCGTATCTATTCAGATACACGTCGGGCGCCACTTCCAATTATTTACGAGGATAGTCTCGGACAAAAAGGAATGCGCTATCAGTTTCGGGCAAAAGTAGTGTCAACCGATGGTCAGGTAAGCACCGATAGTGTGCTGAATATCATAGGAGCAACAGATGCCGTGATTTTGGTCTCAGCAGCTACAAGTTTCAATGGCTACGACAAATTTCCTGTGTCGGAAGGT belongs to Paludibacter jiangxiensis and includes:
- a CDS encoding glycoside hydrolase family 2 TIM barrel-domain containing protein; translation: MMNRKIIIWTISFLILSVSYSLSAQVLLPTELSPETKISLNGKWKFKYIPSTLIGDDSLFIKPEFSTDRWAFIQTPGHWELQGFAEPFYGKNLKEGTGLYRTIFSVPAGWKNSPVYLAFDGVQYGYSLWINGKPAGNFASSFNRQIFDITDLVKYGSENMLAVKVSTRTKGWEFDTNDCWSLSGIIRDVTLFHLPATHIKDLTIQTFVRPGKGIVSLKSILEKRSGMKFPRTMNLMAELRDASGKIVASRELIPSVLKSKADTTSYAASISIDSPKLWTAETPYLYTLTLCLNDGKTLLQQHTETIGIREISWSDAVLKLNGTPIKLRGVDHHDLSPINGRAMTEAELREDLMLIRHANINFIRTSHYPPQPRLLELCDSMGFYVMDEVPFGFGDEHLNDTSYLPILKNRAKATVWRDKNHPCVIVWSVGNENPLTKMCQQVGQYVKSLDPTRPDCFPQVGSYFNKIADTFPDSIDILAPHYPVTSTLKGYATRFNRPMIVTEYAHSLGLDFDRLESLWEVMYANPKLAGGAVWDFADQGILRKMPAKVNKNAFTTSVWLDSVTVYDNHGNEGADGIVYANRVPQVDYWQVRKVYSPVKALDDTLKCVVGQQAVTIRLINRYDFTNLNQVRCKWELMGDRSVLDSGNIGLNALPHDTLQICIPLQIPAKEDALFYSLRLSFSDSQAYQFYEKTYPIVLNNSKPDLLKSLAIKGTKPALKNNVVTSDEYAFFFNKTDGSINLTNKNNVKVIAGGPQLRVGRKTTMSEQANSEKSTPENNPLWIPYQISPSNVQVIAFNAQNLTAGYRYSRIQSGDQSISGKIEYNFTDSNYIRVKYSLKTDSAKGKAMEAGISFLVPPAYNQFRWIGKGPYPAYPGKDRLDEFGFYQLHSQDLNFQGNREDVVCAVFSDEKGNGFALIADDANIAVERSPEGIVVSHNAFVSGRFNKFSWPEVQYSFDKMEKIAGSFVIIPLTETWPAILQRLFEPASHVVKPFSPFYHSYDQ